A stretch of Bifidobacterium sp. ESL0704 DNA encodes these proteins:
- a CDS encoding beta-L-arabinofuranosidase domain-containing protein, whose translation MGIKKRIVALAAAVPLAIMLLPGGSAMAEPNASHIEEVTNAANEVLDLGFDGALHDASPAGNTVRTHNGNIGYAKGVSGQALRLASGSLDLGVSRKLQPKSFSLSLWWNPSEVMTGEQILMWCKGVYNGEGWYLSSNSDDKPLVLSIGTGAPQPLEFNMTGDRAKIFPAHQWTHVMVTFNAASKTARFYINGEGRQYSQGNTEQPGTVNPDDSVKYIGWNGAHHSGGQLDGSLDEFKMWNVAATSADVEREVKVGDPRFDPRALAQKALDDVDIPSKALVNIPFVADSTNGSSLTYSSDNRSVISDTGVVTRPPIGAGDAKAKLTVTSSYGSASVSKQVDVTVPAMSEDQDGSGLLDESGMTDVQVDDAYLKNASEKEIRYLLSFDTDRLLVEFRAHAGLDTKGVKNYGGWESGYSSADNPDGATNPTRFTGHFVGHYLTAVSQAERSTFATSTQKAQLSAKLKAVVDGINEAQRAYAAKDSGNAGFFPAFNVDAVPNGRDGLLVPFYDLHKVEQGMVSAYDYSNDEAVRQTAKSSAVAFAKWVLKWHQSHPSTSMLATEYGGMNDALYQTAAIADTSDKQMVLQAAHLFDETSLFANLAQGRDVLNGLHANTTIPKLVGAMQRYVTYTSDSELYHSLSAQDQVELKSLYLAAARNFWTIVTRDHSYANGGNSWSEHFHEAGQLWKDATQNGDDKGGYRDSSTVETCNEYNMLKLSRLLFQVDHDAKYCEYYEHTFINAILASQNPENGMTTYFQPMKAGYPKVFGIDGTGLYGSEIGEFWCCQGSGIENFSKLNDSIYFTGDRDVYVNMFRSSVFNDKRHHLKITQIADVPKRSDVNFEVAGSGTAKLKLRVPVWSNGASLSVDGSAKSVDDKDEAGWLTVPIKNGTKITYTLPAKLASVAAPDNPDWVAFQYGPVLLAGSLAKTDPKTNYSYGGVKVRVSNFDADANAKAAIVPSGGQSVTTWLKGVEADATSGNLIREDRPGDGQALTFRFANVDGATADVRLHPYYSTYQSSYALYWDLAEVDSEAYQRNIVKQKSDEALAGLKIDSVDAFDNEFQQELAHHAAKSADSNAGTYAGRQYRDAQAGGWFSYDLKVRDGGPNYLATLYNIADKGRSFDLSVDPTPSADPTQGTISANARVTAVTIGAGETASHADDSGFYWNVAKIPDDILSKATGGKVRVIFKSSGGLVGGIYGVRTQRAAAYASNASLRGLSFGSGVLAPAFSAQRSSYTLTVAKSCDRVSATIGVGDPGAYASVNGVVIDDRKPRDITLDGDVTMLEIASYAQDHQTVRYYSITIAKQGSTPSVSNSGPKLLYDFDGMSDFSDGQRIANRGSGHSAFDGVIAGDGVSSTGHQGNGEAMTLPGGASASPAPYVKIPAGLVGPGQKDMTVSAEYAWNGQSNCVYPWALGKNSRDYLVNIVNCGANTRVEASKAGAQTQLTDQTPAADRWVQVSVVVKGGQYIAYYRDGRLVRRTSTALGAADFMGTEAFSGYLGKSFYNDPYFGGKIDNFKVWDRALTSTELFNPDVDGSAISKPSSDATLKSLSVAGREVDLQEAAGPQGSVLQVDDPDSVRVEDVSASVHDDKARAEVSIASGVVQVKVVAEDGTTTKIYKVRLVRAAVDHPLPIPSPVLGAPAEAELTEANHQSGLIDEDMVSPGSLLRIFCGKSNAGRRVRVYLFSSPQLLGSLTLDAQGEALVRLPADVPEGTHRVAVVFSDGIASKTILAWDWLDVAGASGATHADSHDESRNPAAGRRSPVALSTTGTDAVSAVVLTVLLALCATAIWFLQGRERRRFLH comes from the coding sequence ATGGGTATAAAGAAGCGAATAGTGGCGTTGGCCGCGGCGGTACCGTTGGCCATCATGTTGTTGCCAGGCGGGTCCGCCATGGCGGAGCCGAATGCATCTCATATCGAAGAGGTGACGAACGCCGCCAATGAGGTGCTGGACCTTGGATTCGATGGCGCGCTGCATGACGCGAGCCCGGCGGGAAACACCGTCAGGACGCACAACGGCAACATCGGCTATGCCAAAGGGGTCAGCGGTCAGGCTCTTCGGCTCGCTTCGGGATCGTTGGACCTTGGCGTGAGCCGGAAGCTGCAGCCAAAGAGCTTCAGCCTTTCGCTCTGGTGGAACCCGAGCGAGGTGATGACCGGTGAACAGATACTCATGTGGTGCAAGGGCGTCTACAACGGCGAGGGCTGGTACCTCAGCTCGAATTCCGACGACAAGCCGTTGGTGCTGTCGATAGGCACAGGCGCGCCACAACCCCTGGAATTCAATATGACGGGGGACAGGGCGAAGATCTTCCCGGCGCATCAGTGGACGCATGTGATGGTCACCTTCAACGCGGCGAGCAAAACCGCGAGGTTTTATATCAACGGCGAGGGAAGGCAATATTCACAGGGCAACACCGAACAGCCCGGAACGGTCAATCCTGACGATAGCGTCAAATACATCGGCTGGAACGGGGCCCATCATTCAGGTGGACAACTTGATGGTTCGCTCGACGAGTTCAAGATGTGGAATGTGGCCGCCACAAGCGCCGACGTCGAGCGTGAGGTGAAGGTCGGCGACCCACGATTCGATCCAAGGGCTTTGGCCCAGAAAGCGCTTGACGATGTGGATATCCCCTCAAAGGCATTGGTGAACATTCCGTTTGTCGCGGATTCGACAAACGGTTCGTCGCTGACCTACTCATCGGACAATCGCTCCGTGATCTCCGATACCGGGGTCGTGACTCGTCCGCCCATCGGTGCCGGTGACGCCAAAGCGAAGCTCACCGTGACTTCGAGCTATGGCTCGGCGTCGGTGAGCAAGCAGGTCGATGTCACGGTGCCAGCCATGAGCGAGGACCAAGACGGTTCCGGATTGCTCGATGAGTCGGGTATGACGGATGTGCAGGTTGACGATGCCTACTTGAAGAACGCCAGTGAAAAAGAGATCCGATACCTGCTGAGTTTCGACACGGATAGGTTGCTTGTCGAATTCCGCGCCCATGCTGGACTCGATACCAAGGGCGTGAAGAACTATGGCGGTTGGGAAAGCGGTTATAGCAGCGCCGACAATCCGGACGGAGCCACCAACCCCACCCGGTTCACCGGTCATTTTGTCGGTCATTATCTGACCGCGGTCTCACAGGCCGAGCGTTCCACCTTTGCCACTTCGACGCAGAAAGCCCAGCTGTCCGCCAAGCTCAAGGCCGTGGTCGACGGTATCAACGAGGCCCAGCGCGCATATGCGGCGAAGGATTCCGGGAACGCCGGATTCTTCCCCGCTTTCAACGTCGACGCCGTTCCCAACGGGCGTGATGGGCTTCTGGTTCCCTTCTATGACTTGCACAAGGTCGAGCAGGGCATGGTTTCCGCCTACGACTATTCAAACGACGAAGCCGTACGGCAGACCGCCAAGAGCAGCGCGGTGGCCTTCGCCAAATGGGTCCTCAAATGGCATCAGTCCCATCCGTCAACCAGCATGCTTGCCACGGAGTACGGCGGCATGAACGATGCCCTTTACCAGACCGCGGCGATAGCGGACACATCGGACAAGCAGATGGTGCTCCAGGCCGCGCATCTTTTCGACGAGACCAGCCTGTTCGCCAATCTCGCCCAAGGCAGGGATGTGCTCAATGGATTACACGCCAACACCACCATCCCCAAACTCGTCGGCGCGATGCAACGTTACGTCACCTATACCTCGGATTCGGAGCTTTATCATTCCCTCTCGGCGCAGGACCAGGTCGAGCTCAAGAGCCTGTACCTCGCCGCGGCCCGAAATTTCTGGACCATCGTCACGCGCGACCACAGTTACGCCAATGGAGGCAATTCATGGTCCGAACATTTCCATGAGGCGGGGCAGCTATGGAAGGACGCCACGCAAAATGGCGATGACAAAGGCGGGTACCGCGATTCCTCGACGGTGGAGACATGCAACGAATACAACATGCTCAAGCTCTCCCGCCTGCTCTTCCAAGTGGATCATGACGCAAAATACTGCGAGTACTACGAGCACACGTTCATCAACGCGATTCTGGCCTCACAAAATCCCGAAAACGGAATGACCACTTATTTTCAGCCCATGAAAGCCGGGTACCCCAAGGTGTTCGGCATCGACGGCACAGGGCTTTATGGCAGTGAGATCGGTGAGTTCTGGTGTTGCCAGGGATCGGGCATCGAGAATTTCTCGAAGCTTAACGATTCGATATATTTCACTGGCGACAGGGACGTCTACGTGAATATGTTCCGTTCCTCGGTATTCAACGACAAACGGCATCATCTCAAAATCACCCAGATAGCGGATGTGCCGAAGCGCTCGGACGTGAATTTCGAAGTTGCCGGTTCGGGGACGGCGAAACTCAAGCTCCGAGTACCCGTTTGGAGCAACGGGGCGTCGTTGAGCGTCGATGGCTCCGCCAAGTCCGTCGACGACAAGGATGAGGCCGGGTGGCTCACGGTGCCGATAAAGAACGGTACGAAGATCACCTATACGCTTCCCGCCAAGCTTGCCAGCGTCGCGGCTCCGGACAATCCCGATTGGGTCGCGTTCCAATACGGTCCGGTCCTCTTGGCCGGTTCACTCGCCAAGACGGACCCGAAGACAAACTACTCATACGGTGGAGTGAAGGTTCGTGTGTCCAATTTCGATGCCGACGCCAACGCCAAGGCGGCGATCGTGCCCAGTGGGGGACAGTCCGTCACCACATGGCTCAAGGGCGTCGAAGCCGATGCGACCAGCGGCAATCTGATTCGTGAGGACAGGCCCGGCGACGGCCAGGCCCTCACCTTCCGGTTCGCCAACGTCGACGGGGCGACGGCGGACGTAAGACTGCATCCGTATTATTCCACTTACCAGAGTTCCTACGCGCTGTACTGGGATTTGGCAGAGGTGGATTCAGAGGCATACCAGCGCAACATCGTCAAACAGAAAAGCGATGAGGCGCTCGCCGGGCTCAAGATCGATTCGGTGGATGCCTTCGACAACGAGTTTCAGCAGGAACTGGCGCACCATGCGGCCAAGTCAGCGGACTCGAACGCGGGCACATACGCCGGCCGGCAATACCGCGACGCCCAGGCCGGTGGCTGGTTCAGCTACGATCTGAAAGTGAGGGATGGCGGGCCGAACTATTTGGCGACGCTCTACAACATCGCCGACAAGGGACGCTCATTCGATCTCAGCGTCGATCCAACCCCATCGGCGGACCCGACGCAGGGTACGATATCCGCCAATGCCAGGGTAACCGCGGTCACCATAGGAGCCGGAGAGACGGCCTCGCACGCCGATGATTCGGGTTTCTACTGGAATGTTGCGAAAATTCCTGACGACATCCTCTCCAAAGCCACCGGCGGCAAAGTGAGGGTGATCTTCAAATCGAGCGGAGGGCTTGTCGGCGGGATCTACGGGGTCCGCACACAGCGTGCGGCGGCATACGCCTCGAACGCAAGCCTACGCGGTCTCTCGTTCGGGTCCGGTGTGCTGGCTCCGGCGTTCTCGGCGCAAAGATCTTCCTATACTCTCACCGTTGCGAAGAGCTGCGACAGGGTTTCCGCGACTATCGGCGTCGGGGATCCGGGAGCCTATGCAAGCGTCAACGGTGTGGTCATCGACGATAGGAAGCCCCGCGACATCACGCTGGACGGCGACGTGACCATGTTGGAGATAGCTTCATACGCACAGGATCATCAGACGGTGCGTTATTACTCCATCACCATAGCCAAGCAAGGCTCCACGCCATCTGTTTCGAACTCCGGACCTAAGTTGCTCTACGACTTCGATGGCATGTCGGATTTCTCCGATGGACAAAGAATCGCGAACCGTGGCAGTGGACATTCGGCGTTTGACGGCGTCATCGCCGGCGATGGTGTTTCGTCGACGGGTCACCAAGGCAATGGCGAGGCGATGACACTGCCTGGAGGAGCCAGCGCTTCCCCTGCTCCGTATGTCAAAATTCCTGCCGGTCTGGTCGGGCCAGGCCAGAAGGATATGACGGTCAGCGCCGAATACGCATGGAACGGACAAAGCAATTGCGTCTATCCATGGGCCCTGGGCAAGAATTCGCGGGACTATTTGGTCAACATCGTCAATTGCGGCGCGAACACCAGGGTCGAGGCGTCGAAAGCCGGTGCCCAGACTCAACTGACGGATCAGACCCCTGCGGCTGACCGGTGGGTGCAGGTCTCCGTGGTCGTCAAAGGCGGCCAATACATCGCCTACTACCGTGACGGACGATTGGTTCGGCGAACTTCCACCGCGCTTGGCGCCGCGGACTTCATGGGAACGGAAGCGTTCTCGGGATATCTCGGAAAATCGTTCTACAATGATCCCTATTTCGGAGGAAAGATCGACAATTTCAAAGTTTGGGACCGGGCGTTGACCAGCACTGAGTTGTTCAATCCGGATGTTGACGGTTCTGCCATCTCCAAGCCTTCCTCCGATGCCACCTTGAAGTCGCTGTCGGTGGCGGGCAGAGAAGTCGATCTGCAGGAGGCCGCCGGCCCACAGGGTTCCGTTCTGCAGGTCGATGATCCCGATTCCGTGCGGGTCGAGGATGTCAGCGCATCCGTTCATGACGACAAGGCCAGAGCCGAAGTCTCCATCGCCTCGGGTGTCGTGCAGGTGAAAGTGGTGGCCGAGGACGGCACGACGACGAAAATCTATAAGGTCAGGCTTGTCAGAGCTGCCGTCGACCATCCGTTGCCGATTCCTTCCCCGGTACTTGGAGCGCCTGCCGAGGCGGAGCTTACGGAAGCCAATCATCAATCCGGATTGATTGATGAAGACATGGTCTCGCCAGGTTCGCTGTTGCGGATTTTCTGCGGGAAATCGAATGCCGGTCGCCGCGTCAGGGTCTATTTATTCTCGTCGCCGCAGTTGCTTGGTTCGCTTACGCTTGATGCCCAGGGAGAGGCGTTGGTGCGATTGCCTGCCGACGTGCCCGAAGGCACCCATCGCGTGGCCGTGGTGTTCTCTGACGGGATTGCCTCTAAAACCATTCTGGCGTGGGATTGGCTGGACGTCGCTGGGGCGAGTGGGGCCACTCACGCCGACTCCCATGACGAATCGCGCAATCCCGCCGCCGGACGGCGATCGCCTGTCGCTTTGTCGACCACCGGGACCGATGCGGTGTCGGCCGTTGTCCTGACCGTTCTGCTGGCCCTTTGCGCGACGGCAATATGGTTCCTACAAGGAAGGGAGCGCCGAAGATTTCTACACTGA
- a CDS encoding family 43 glycosylhydrolase, producing MRKIMAALAALPMSLVGLALPASAPAAPASVPEDGLLAQYSFASKPSDGKTVENTAAGSSFGPAVAQNPTDGYWTDKAFTLSGGPHDGNGSWVKLPADLLKGKKSATVQMEVKADPSMLSTFHFMWNIGNSSNNEYVFSALACLNGRTPLAGIKAFGTETLVQSPSCTARGNEWMSVTATFDSSGDTNTAKLYIDGKQVASGKVPATPADVADQSLDTIAYSPWGDMDFKGAVSTFRVYDTALKPEQVDAINQVDAQVHGDEIAGSVIDGLGFSDQSVDTNYLALPTAGGRVTWHSSDTDVITDKGVVTQPAKGSASKTVTMTASTTIRGITRSKSYTITVEPTSKTADDVLAEKAKGYVIPPVLADGQTLPAAIKGTSLQLSGDKNVSVSADRSVHAADGKLRSGTITAKISADGAAAPVSKSFSVRVLPKSDSQTLLAYDRNATSENEANNGDIAHSMHLALKADKDAKYTPLNENYGIFFPLSADAQPLNMNTVDHARSLKDPSVLYMKDGSYGVLSVRTNRGTDTSDPSARGKVLFVPSKDLLSYQEQENSASLIDLGERNGVNQPYGVYDSASDKYLVGWKDDAGVAKYTVFDNLTDKTSHHGDVMVGDFSSVGRVTASTAARGSSDGANGVDDFRGGFTIPVDNATVKALNVRFGRIKNTGVSNLKTVSVDKGSDKSAIKLPKNVDLTYSDGSTGSLPVASWDTSALDTSKAGEYTVTGKVKQTEYQVPFAEERADPSIDKWQWKHMVDGKETTQIKYLMIATNDIYGDCSWQHGTPHMPLRMADSIEALADTPNEASGMIDSNGYNAKEHVILQKGDKDADGVPIEHSFWAPEIHEINGRLTILFMAGYGTNWTNGKAVYMQLKQDASGYDMDPTQASSWDAPRAITRANGDPLALDANHNVGMSLDMTYFKDGDGQSYYAWQQLGATYIAKMNPTDPAHVTTDPVRIVAPEYAWNVTIAEGPNVTMRNGKLYLMYSGSSVGKTYTTGLAVADAKGSDLTDPKSWSNLNYPIQKSGIFNGKWQLGTGHGMWSEDEDGNQIYVFHAYANTTTGLRNYSGRDTFVRRVHWAADGMPVFDMDAAEELSKPTVSFKVKVVDQSIDGGHGAGAGQNPGSDHNGNGGQAANVPSTSGSSVPSSTAVAKSLSRTGAAVLTVVAAALVCAAIAVGLLAVGKVRQGKEHEA from the coding sequence ATGAGGAAAATAATGGCGGCGCTCGCGGCGTTGCCGATGAGCCTGGTGGGGCTGGCGTTGCCCGCAAGCGCGCCGGCCGCGCCTGCGAGTGTGCCGGAAGACGGATTGTTGGCGCAATATTCGTTCGCCAGCAAGCCAAGCGACGGCAAAACCGTTGAGAACACCGCCGCAGGCAGTTCCTTCGGGCCCGCGGTCGCGCAGAATCCGACAGACGGCTACTGGACCGACAAGGCGTTCACGCTTTCCGGCGGGCCCCATGACGGCAACGGCAGCTGGGTGAAGTTGCCCGCCGATCTGCTCAAGGGCAAGAAGAGCGCCACGGTGCAGATGGAGGTCAAGGCCGATCCGTCGATGCTCAGTACCTTCCACTTCATGTGGAACATCGGCAACAGCTCCAACAACGAGTATGTCTTCTCGGCCTTGGCATGCCTCAACGGGCGCACCCCGTTGGCGGGCATCAAGGCGTTCGGCACGGAAACGCTGGTGCAATCGCCGTCCTGCACGGCACGTGGCAATGAGTGGATGTCGGTGACCGCCACCTTCGACTCTTCCGGCGACACCAACACCGCCAAGCTCTATATCGACGGCAAACAGGTGGCCTCGGGCAAGGTCCCGGCCACGCCCGCCGATGTGGCCGACCAGAGCCTGGACACCATCGCGTACTCGCCGTGGGGCGACATGGACTTCAAGGGCGCCGTCTCGACGTTCAGGGTCTACGACACCGCGCTCAAGCCTGAGCAGGTGGACGCCATCAACCAGGTGGATGCCCAAGTGCACGGAGACGAGATCGCCGGATCGGTGATTGACGGCCTTGGCTTCAGCGACCAGAGCGTGGACACGAATTATCTGGCGTTGCCGACCGCAGGAGGCCGGGTGACCTGGCATTCCTCGGATACCGATGTCATCACCGACAAGGGCGTGGTCACCCAACCCGCCAAGGGCTCGGCCAGCAAAACGGTGACGATGACCGCCTCGACGACGATCCGTGGCATCACCAGAAGCAAAAGCTACACCATCACCGTCGAACCGACGAGCAAAACCGCCGATGACGTGCTCGCCGAAAAGGCGAAGGGCTATGTCATCCCACCGGTGCTCGCCGATGGCCAGACGCTTCCCGCCGCCATCAAGGGCACCAGCCTGCAACTGAGTGGAGACAAGAACGTGAGCGTCTCCGCCGACAGGAGTGTTCACGCCGCTGACGGCAAGCTGCGTAGCGGAACCATCACCGCCAAGATCTCAGCCGACGGCGCCGCCGCACCGGTGAGCAAGAGCTTCTCCGTGCGCGTGCTGCCCAAATCCGACTCGCAGACACTGCTCGCCTATGACCGCAACGCGACCAGCGAGAACGAGGCCAACAACGGCGACATCGCCCACAGCATGCACCTGGCGCTCAAGGCGGACAAGGACGCCAAATACACGCCGCTCAACGAGAATTACGGCATTTTCTTCCCGCTGAGCGCCGATGCCCAGCCGCTGAACATGAACACTGTAGACCATGCGCGCAGCCTGAAGGACCCGTCCGTGCTCTACATGAAGGACGGCAGCTATGGCGTCCTTAGCGTGCGCACGAACCGCGGCACCGACACGTCGGATCCCTCAGCGCGCGGCAAGGTGCTGTTCGTACCTTCCAAGGATCTGCTGAGCTACCAGGAGCAGGAGAACTCGGCCAGCCTCATCGACCTGGGGGAGAGAAACGGAGTCAATCAGCCCTACGGTGTCTACGACTCGGCAAGCGACAAGTATCTCGTCGGGTGGAAGGACGATGCCGGAGTGGCGAAGTACACCGTCTTCGACAACCTGACCGACAAGACCTCGCATCACGGAGACGTGATGGTCGGTGATTTCTCCAGCGTCGGACGAGTGACCGCTTCGACGGCCGCACGCGGATCGTCCGATGGCGCCAATGGCGTCGACGACTTCCGCGGCGGCTTCACCATCCCCGTCGACAACGCCACCGTGAAGGCCCTGAACGTGCGCTTCGGCCGAATCAAGAACACCGGCGTCAGCAACCTCAAGACCGTCAGCGTCGACAAGGGAAGCGACAAGTCGGCGATCAAGCTGCCGAAGAACGTCGATCTGACCTATTCGGACGGCTCAACCGGCTCATTGCCTGTTGCCTCATGGGACACCTCGGCTCTGGACACCAGTAAAGCCGGCGAATACACGGTGACAGGCAAGGTCAAACAGACCGAATACCAGGTGCCCTTCGCCGAGGAACGCGCCGACCCGTCCATCGACAAGTGGCAGTGGAAGCACATGGTCGACGGCAAGGAAACCACGCAGATCAAGTACCTCATGATCGCCACCAACGACATCTACGGTGACTGCTCATGGCAGCATGGCACGCCACATATGCCGTTGCGCATGGCCGACAGCATCGAGGCGCTCGCCGATACCCCCAACGAGGCAAGCGGCATGATCGATTCCAACGGCTACAACGCCAAGGAGCATGTCATCCTGCAGAAAGGCGACAAGGACGCCGACGGTGTGCCGATCGAGCACAGCTTCTGGGCCCCCGAGATCCACGAGATCAACGGACGGCTCACGATTCTATTCATGGCCGGCTATGGCACCAATTGGACCAACGGCAAGGCGGTCTACATGCAGCTCAAGCAGGACGCCTCCGGATATGACATGGATCCGACCCAGGCGAGCAGCTGGGACGCGCCACGGGCCATCACCCGCGCCAACGGCGACCCGCTCGCGCTCGACGCGAACCACAACGTCGGCATGTCGCTGGACATGACGTACTTCAAGGACGGCGACGGCCAATCCTACTACGCCTGGCAGCAGCTTGGCGCCACCTACATCGCCAAGATGAACCCCACCGACCCCGCACACGTCACCACCGACCCCGTGCGTATCGTGGCTCCGGAATACGCGTGGAACGTCACCATCGCCGAGGGGCCGAACGTCACCATGCGCAACGGCAAGCTCTACCTGATGTATTCGGGTTCGTCGGTCGGCAAGACCTACACCACCGGTCTGGCCGTGGCGGACGCGAAGGGCAGCGATCTGACCGACCCCAAGAGCTGGTCGAATCTCAACTACCCGATTCAGAAGTCCGGCATCTTCAACGGCAAATGGCAGCTCGGCACGGGCCACGGCATGTGGAGCGAGGACGAGGACGGCAACCAGATCTACGTCTTCCATGCCTATGCCAACACCACGACCGGCCTGCGCAACTACAGCGGACGCGACACCTTCGTGCGGCGCGTGCATTGGGCAGCCGACGGCATGCCTGTCTTCGACATGGACGCGGCCGAGGAACTGTCCAAGCCGACGGTGAGCTTCAAGGTGAAGGTCGTCGACCAGTCCATTGACGGCGGTCATGGAGCCGGTGCCGGACAAAATCCCGGCAGTGACCACAACGGCAACGGCGGCCAAGCTGCCAACGTGCCGTCGACGTCCGGCTCCTCGGTTCCATCTTCCACAGCCGTTGCAAAGTCTCTTTCCCGCACGGGTGCAGCGGTTTTGACCGTGGTCGCAGCGGCCTTGGTCTGCGCGGCGATTGCCGTCGGATTGCTGGCAGTCGGAAAGGTGCGTCAAGGAAAGGAGCATGAAGCCTGA
- a CDS encoding D-2-hydroxyacid dehydrogenase → MNEHQHNQGKLIVNCIPVDEKDRQRFIEAAGDVPIEFYGDPEHYGDMKVKAQIPEELRGRATAVLGNFDPAIADQFTSLEWLQTWSAGVDAYIKPGLLPESVKITSATGAYGQSVGEHMIAMMWALMKNFTRYMRDQTEHQWKDEGTVLTPNGATALVIGTGDIGSHFAGLAKGAGMHTLGVRRSADKPVDGVDEMHGFDELDSLLPQADVVALSLPRAADTHHLLDARRIGLLKKDAIVINGGRGDAIDDDALADALSRNAIRGAGLDVFETEPLPPTHPLWDQPQCLITPHIAGGSHLASNDAHIVDIAVANVRRYVNGEPLQDNAHR, encoded by the coding sequence ATGAATGAACATCAGCATAACCAAGGCAAATTGATCGTCAATTGCATACCCGTTGATGAAAAGGACAGGCAGCGCTTCATCGAGGCTGCGGGCGACGTGCCCATCGAATTCTACGGCGATCCGGAGCACTATGGCGACATGAAGGTGAAGGCGCAGATTCCTGAGGAGCTGCGCGGAAGGGCCACGGCGGTGTTGGGCAATTTCGACCCGGCAATCGCCGACCAATTTACCAGCCTTGAATGGTTGCAGACCTGGAGCGCCGGCGTCGACGCCTATATCAAGCCGGGTTTGTTGCCGGAAAGCGTGAAGATCACCAGCGCCACGGGTGCCTATGGCCAATCCGTGGGCGAACACATGATCGCGATGATGTGGGCGTTGATGAAGAACTTCACCCGGTATATGCGCGATCAGACGGAACATCAATGGAAGGACGAAGGCACTGTACTCACGCCGAACGGTGCGACCGCGTTGGTTATCGGTACCGGCGACATCGGCTCGCACTTCGCCGGTCTCGCCAAAGGTGCCGGCATGCATACCCTCGGTGTGCGACGCAGCGCCGACAAGCCCGTCGACGGCGTCGATGAGATGCACGGTTTCGACGAACTCGATTCGCTGTTGCCGCAGGCCGATGTGGTCGCGTTGTCGTTGCCGCGGGCGGCCGACACCCATCATCTGCTCGACGCTCGTAGGATTGGCCTGCTGAAAAAAGACGCCATCGTCATCAACGGTGGCCGTGGCGACGCAATCGATGACGATGCCTTGGCCGATGCCTTGAGCCGCAACGCCATCCGCGGTGCCGGGCTGGACGTCTTCGAGACGGAACCGTTGCCGCCCACTCATCCGTTGTGGGACCAACCGCAGTGCCTGATCACGCCGCATATCGCCGGCGGCAGCCATCTGGCCAGCAACGATGCCCATATCGTCGACATCGCCGTAGCCAATGTGCGTCGCTACGTCAACGGAGAGCCATTGCAGGACAATGCCCATCGCTAA